A single genomic interval of Lusitaniella coriacea LEGE 07157 harbors:
- the ggpS gene encoding glucosylglycerol-phosphate synthase yields the protein MKSSLVILYHREPYDEVVENGKVFYREKKSPNGILPTLKSFFANAERSTWVAWKQVTTKQRSNFQDCMTFEGLNENCVVRRIPLAPEQVKNFYHITSKEAFWPILHSFPWQFAYDSSDWENFKHINQLFAKAACEDAADDALIWVHDYNLWLAPYYIRQQMPHVNIAFFHHTPFPSADIFNILPWREAIVDSLLACDLCGFHIPRYVENFVSVARSVRDVEIVKQIPVDPSFTPYGTALAEPRMTAQLRYNNRTVELDAFPVGTNPSYIRSIVEKDTVKERVKEIRADVGNNKLIVSAGRVDYVKGTKEMLLSYERLLNRKPDLHGKVNLIVTAAAPAQGMRVYKTAQSEIERLVGKINGRFAKLNWTPILLFTAPLDFEELMAVYRAADIAWITPLRDGLNLVAKEFVVTHADEGGVLILSEFAGSAVELPSAVLTNPYSFHHMDEAIDRALTMPEDEQKERMGQMYRAICRYDVQQWANHMFREAKAAATNATSEENLTLA from the coding sequence ATGAAATCATCCCTTGTCATTCTCTACCACCGAGAACCCTACGACGAAGTTGTCGAAAACGGCAAAGTCTTCTATCGGGAAAAGAAAAGTCCCAACGGCATTCTCCCCACCCTAAAAAGCTTCTTCGCCAATGCCGAACGCAGTACCTGGGTTGCTTGGAAACAAGTAACCACCAAACAGCGCTCCAACTTCCAAGACTGCATGACCTTTGAGGGACTCAACGAAAATTGCGTCGTGCGTCGCATTCCCCTCGCGCCAGAACAGGTCAAAAACTTTTACCACATCACCTCCAAAGAAGCCTTTTGGCCGATCCTACACTCCTTTCCCTGGCAGTTTGCCTACGACTCTTCTGATTGGGAAAACTTCAAGCACATCAACCAACTCTTTGCCAAAGCCGCTTGCGAAGATGCCGCAGACGACGCGCTGATTTGGGTTCACGACTATAACCTGTGGCTGGCTCCCTACTATATTCGCCAGCAAATGCCCCATGTTAATATTGCCTTCTTCCACCACACTCCCTTCCCCTCCGCCGATATCTTCAATATTTTGCCTTGGCGGGAAGCCATTGTGGACAGTCTGCTCGCCTGCGATTTGTGCGGGTTCCATATCCCCCGCTACGTGGAGAATTTCGTCTCTGTGGCAAGAAGCGTGCGCGATGTTGAAATTGTGAAACAGATTCCCGTCGATCCCTCCTTCACTCCCTATGGGACGGCACTCGCCGAACCCCGAATGACCGCTCAACTGCGCTATAACAATCGAACCGTCGAACTTGATGCGTTTCCTGTGGGAACCAATCCCTCATACATTCGCAGTATCGTTGAAAAAGATACCGTAAAGGAGCGAGTTAAAGAAATTCGAGCAGATGTTGGGAATAACAAGCTAATCGTCTCTGCGGGGCGCGTGGACTACGTAAAGGGAACCAAGGAAATGCTCCTGTCCTACGAACGCTTGCTCAACCGCAAACCCGATTTACACGGCAAGGTGAATTTAATCGTGACGGCGGCAGCACCCGCACAAGGAATGCGAGTGTATAAAACCGCTCAGAGTGAAATCGAGCGACTGGTGGGCAAAATTAACGGACGCTTTGCCAAGCTCAATTGGACTCCCATTTTGTTATTTACTGCACCCCTAGATTTTGAAGAGTTGATGGCGGTGTATCGAGCGGCAGATATTGCCTGGATTACACCCTTGCGGGATGGATTGAATTTAGTGGCGAAAGAGTTTGTTGTCACCCATGCAGATGAAGGGGGCGTGCTGATTCTTTCGGAATTTGCTGGGTCTGCGGTAGAGTTGCCGAGTGCTGTGCTAACCAATCCTTATTCCTTCCACCATATGGACGAAGCGATCGATCGCGCGCTGACAATGCCTGAAGATGAGCAAAAAGAGCGCATGGGTCAAATGTATCGTGCGATTTGCCGCTACGACGTTCAGCAGTGGGCAAACCATATGTTCCGAGAAGCGAAAGCAGCAGCAACGAATGCAACCTCCGAAGAAAACCTGACCTTAGCTTAA
- the glpD gene encoding glycerol-3-phosphate dehydrogenase produces MRDFSVIERSDYDLIVIGGGINGAGTARDGALRGLKTLLVEKGDFAGGTTGWSTRLIHGGLRYLEYFEFNLVRESLKEREILLKIAPHLVKPIQMTIPLYAGGARSYWEIQAGMVLYDLLSFDKTLPNHRMLPAPKMRQLFRAVNAEGLKGAAQYYDSQVAYAERLGLETVLSAKQAGADVFNYAAVTQIDRNTDRAIAVTVRDELTQKEYTVAVGAQTVIVNTSGPWVDEVCALGQKGKQNAPIGDRKLGGTKGSHILVDSFPGAPDTALYAEAQADGRPYFIVPWLNRYLIGTTDRYYDGDLDRVKADNEEIDYLIAETNRIIPTAQLSREDVKFTYAGIRPLPYAKEGTKPSSVTRAHILHDHKDEGVNNLISLIGGKLTTYRQVAEELVNGVYRKRGEPIVPCTTATTPLPGAIAPNDPRIVRAIIDWEKTLSPTRIAHLFTLYGARAMEVLDIVKQDRELAEPIVPHLPDIKAQIVYAVEREMAHTLVDLCHHRTTLALQDNYGLDAIAQILPCLEKYCHWDLETRDRAVANYHAYLQAHNLPDYDYQATHLRR; encoded by the coding sequence GTGCGAGATTTTTCTGTCATCGAACGTTCGGACTACGATCTCATCGTTATTGGCGGTGGAATTAATGGCGCGGGGACTGCCAGAGATGGCGCGCTGCGCGGTTTAAAAACGCTGCTGGTGGAGAAGGGGGATTTTGCTGGCGGAACCACCGGGTGGTCAACGCGCTTGATTCACGGCGGGTTGCGCTACTTGGAATATTTTGAGTTCAACTTGGTGCGGGAGTCGTTGAAGGAGCGAGAAATCCTCCTTAAGATTGCTCCCCATCTGGTTAAACCGATTCAAATGACGATTCCCCTTTATGCAGGGGGGGCGCGGAGTTATTGGGAAATTCAGGCGGGGATGGTGCTGTACGACCTGCTCAGTTTTGATAAAACGCTGCCCAACCATCGAATGCTACCAGCCCCAAAGATGCGGCAACTGTTTCGCGCTGTGAACGCCGAGGGTTTGAAGGGTGCGGCACAGTATTACGATTCCCAGGTGGCTTATGCGGAACGATTGGGTTTGGAGACGGTACTTTCTGCGAAGCAAGCGGGGGCGGATGTTTTTAATTACGCTGCGGTGACCCAAATCGATCGTAATACCGATCGCGCGATCGCGGTGACTGTTCGAGACGAGTTAACCCAAAAAGAATATACCGTTGCTGTGGGGGCGCAAACCGTTATTGTCAATACATCGGGACCCTGGGTGGATGAAGTCTGCGCTTTGGGACAAAAAGGGAAGCAGAACGCGCCCATCGGAGATCGGAAACTTGGCGGAACCAAAGGGTCTCACATCCTGGTTGACTCCTTCCCCGGCGCTCCCGATACAGCCTTATATGCAGAAGCCCAAGCGGACGGTCGCCCGTATTTTATCGTTCCTTGGCTGAATCGCTATTTGATTGGAACCACCGACCGTTACTACGACGGCGATCTCGATCGCGTGAAAGCGGATAATGAGGAAATTGACTACTTGATTGCAGAAACCAACCGCATCATCCCCACTGCCCAACTCTCTCGCGAAGATGTGAAATTTACTTACGCGGGGATTCGTCCGCTTCCTTATGCAAAAGAAGGCACCAAACCCAGCAGCGTCACCCGCGCTCACATTTTGCACGACCACAAAGATGAGGGGGTTAATAATTTAATTTCCCTGATTGGCGGCAAACTGACCACCTACCGCCAGGTGGCAGAAGAATTGGTCAATGGGGTGTATCGCAAGCGGGGGGAACCGATCGTCCCCTGTACCACCGCCACAACGCCCCTACCGGGCGCGATCGCGCCCAACGATCCTCGGATCGTTCGAGCGATTATCGACTGGGAGAAGACCCTCTCTCCAACTCGGATTGCCCATCTCTTTACCCTATACGGTGCGAGGGCGATGGAAGTATTAGATATAGTGAAGCAGGATCGCGAACTCGCCGAACCCATTGTTCCCCACTTGCCCGATATTAAAGCCCAAATCGTCTACGCCGTGGAGCGGGAAATGGCGCACACCCTCGTGGATCTTTGCCATCATCGCACCACCCTGGCATTACAAGATAATTATGGATTAGACGCGATCGCGCAAATTCTCCCCTGTTTGGAAAAATATTGCCACTGGGATTTAGAAACGCGCGATCGCGCCGTCGCCAACTATCACGCCTACCTCCAAGCCCATAACCTCCCCGACTACGATTACCAAGCTACCCACTTAAGGCGGTAA
- a CDS encoding NAD(P)H-dependent glycerol-3-phosphate dehydrogenase, translating into MTPTPSSQPSTTLTILGRGAWGTALANLARINNTPVQTWSYRSGDPLEPVVSNAKVILSAISMKGVAELATRLKTLPLESDVIFVTATKGLDPATKRTPSQIWQTTFPNHPVAVLSGPNLSKEIDLGLPAATVIASEDLAAAETVQELFSSDTFRVYTNTDPLGTELGGTLKNVMAIAVGVCDGLKLGTNARSALVTRALPEVMRIGTLLGGQAETFYGLSGLGDMLATCTSPLSRNYQVGYGLAQGKALDDILEELGSTAEGVNTTYVLIDRVYDEGISAPIAWQVYRLLKGKITPQEAVAALMERELKPEYCDLP; encoded by the coding sequence ATGACCCCAACCCCCTCCTCCCAACCCTCCACCACCCTAACCATCCTCGGTCGCGGTGCCTGGGGAACCGCCCTCGCCAACCTTGCGCGCATCAACAACACCCCCGTTCAAACCTGGTCTTATCGCAGTGGAGACCCCCTTGAACCTGTTGTCAGCAACGCTAAGGTGATCCTTTCGGCGATCTCTATGAAAGGCGTTGCAGAACTCGCCACGCGCCTGAAAACCCTCCCCTTAGAATCGGACGTTATTTTTGTTACTGCAACCAAAGGCTTAGACCCTGCAACGAAACGCACTCCCTCCCAAATCTGGCAAACCACTTTCCCAAACCACCCCGTTGCCGTCCTTTCCGGGCCCAACCTCTCAAAAGAAATTGACCTCGGTTTGCCCGCCGCGACCGTTATTGCCAGCGAAGACCTAGCAGCAGCAGAAACCGTACAAGAATTATTCTCCTCCGATACCTTTCGGGTTTACACCAATACCGACCCCTTGGGAACAGAACTAGGGGGGACCCTAAAAAATGTCATGGCGATCGCGGTTGGGGTGTGCGACGGCCTTAAACTAGGAACCAACGCCCGTTCCGCATTAGTGACTCGCGCCCTCCCCGAAGTCATGCGCATCGGAACCCTCCTTGGCGGACAAGCAGAAACCTTCTACGGTTTGTCCGGACTCGGCGATATGCTGGCAACCTGCACCAGTCCCCTCAGCCGCAACTATCAAGTGGGTTACGGTTTAGCCCAAGGGAAAGCCTTAGATGATATTCTCGAAGAATTGGGCAGTACCGCAGAAGGCGTTAATACCACCTACGTGTTGATCGATCGCGTGTACGATGAGGGTATTTCTGCTCCCATTGCATGGCAAGTTTACCGCCTTCTCAAAGGAAAAATCACCCCCCAAGAAGCGGTCGCCGCCCTGATGGAGAGAGAATTAAAGCCGGAATATTGCGACTTGCCATAG
- the queA gene encoding tRNA preQ1(34) S-adenosylmethionine ribosyltransferase-isomerase QueA has protein sequence MNDRALSSYHYELPPERIAQTPATPRDSSRLLVVDSPTTHVHNIFRELPNWLRPGDLLVLNNTRVIPARLYGRKSTGAEVEVLLLEEQQPNCWLALVKPGKRFKLGAEIEFESPQGQKIRATAIARDEKTGGRILRFDLPEGQSLIPLLDDLGSIPLPPYITSRESLPAQYQTVYAQQPGAVAAPTAGLHFTEELLQKLKAQQIEIAYITLHVGVGTFRPVEVEEITEHEMHGEWIDVSAAVVEQIQKTKDSGGRVIAVGTTVVRALEGAAQQALALKPFSGKVNLFIYPGYQWQVVEGVITNFHLPGSSLLMLVSALVGRKRLLDLYQTAIAHHYRFYSFGDAMLVLPQDSN, from the coding sequence ATGAACGATCGCGCACTCTCAAGCTACCACTACGAACTCCCCCCAGAACGAATTGCCCAAACCCCCGCCACGCCGAGGGATTCTTCGCGTTTGTTGGTTGTCGATTCCCCCACCACCCACGTTCACAATATTTTTCGCGAATTACCCAATTGGTTGCGTCCCGGCGATTTATTGGTGTTGAATAATACCCGCGTCATCCCGGCGCGATTGTACGGGCGCAAGTCTACGGGGGCGGAGGTTGAAGTATTGTTATTGGAGGAGCAACAACCCAATTGTTGGTTGGCGTTGGTGAAGCCGGGAAAACGCTTCAAACTCGGTGCGGAAATTGAGTTCGAGTCGCCCCAGGGACAAAAAATCCGGGCTACCGCGATCGCGCGAGATGAAAAAACTGGGGGGCGCATCCTGCGCTTTGACCTCCCGGAAGGACAATCCTTAATTCCCCTCTTGGATGACCTTGGCAGCATCCCTCTGCCGCCCTATATTACCTCTAGGGAGTCGCTCCCCGCCCAATACCAAACGGTTTATGCGCAACAACCCGGTGCAGTTGCCGCACCCACCGCAGGACTCCATTTTACAGAGGAGTTATTGCAGAAACTCAAAGCCCAGCAGATCGAGATTGCCTACATCACGCTACACGTTGGAGTGGGGACGTTTCGTCCGGTGGAGGTGGAGGAGATTACCGAACACGAGATGCACGGGGAATGGATCGATGTGAGCGCTGCTGTCGTCGAGCAGATTCAAAAAACCAAAGATTCTGGGGGACGAGTCATTGCCGTGGGAACGACGGTAGTACGGGCGTTGGAAGGGGCAGCACAGCAAGCTTTAGCCCTCAAACCCTTTTCTGGAAAGGTCAATTTATTCATTTATCCCGGCTATCAGTGGCAAGTTGTGGAGGGGGTGATTACTAATTTTCACCTGCCGGGTTCGAGTTTATTGATGTTGGTGAGTGCCTTGGTGGGACGCAAACGATTGCTCGATCTCTATCAAACCGCGATCGCGCACCACTATCGTTTCTATTCTTTCGGCGACGCAATGCTCGTGCTTCCCCAGGACTCAAACTAA
- a CDS encoding tetratricopeptide repeat protein: MLKPQTALIALLTSLSLIAPNASISAMALPQNENALLLVQGEAPTTSPPNSAVVLAIALVLVKVGQRDRAIQFAQTITDKEQQEEAFGQIAVALVEVGKIEQALNIAQTLPDSGQKGLAFQKIAVALVQKGAIERALQLAQNMTDAEWKEITLSEVAQTLAKMGDFDRAVEVAYTHPNEIGQAATLRGITLILAKAGEIDRALNLAQTITEKEGQKAWALRNIALNLAEIGEIDRALNIVITLLNEGDRAFTLREIANILTEAEHINRALQLAQTIPNEADRDWTLWGIAVSFAKAGETEQAMEVAQTIVDDALKAKALRDITPSLAEKGELDRALQIAKTLSDEDSKPLLFSNIIVALADAGEIERALDVVQTIADNWRKSWVLSEIAIVLDAAEDIERTFDAVQTLVNDEQKAETLYWITIALTRTGEIKRALDIAQLIGHERRKAEVLSDIAFASDKTEEIERALQIAQTITDREQKAWAFAQIASALAEKGERERATEIVERAIELVGL, from the coding sequence ATGCTCAAACCTCAAACTGCTCTCATCGCCCTGCTAACCAGCCTCAGCCTAATTGCACCAAATGCAAGTATCTCAGCAATGGCACTCCCTCAAAACGAAAACGCGCTCCTACTCGTGCAAGGAGAAGCACCCACAACCTCCCCGCCCAATTCTGCCGTTGTATTAGCCATTGCTTTAGTCTTAGTAAAAGTTGGACAGCGCGATCGCGCGATACAATTCGCTCAAACCATTACCGACAAAGAGCAACAAGAAGAAGCGTTCGGACAGATTGCCGTCGCCTTAGTTGAAGTGGGAAAAATCGAGCAAGCATTGAATATCGCTCAAACCCTCCCCGATAGCGGACAGAAAGGTTTAGCGTTTCAGAAAATTGCCGTCGCCTTGGTGCAAAAAGGAGCAATCGAGCGCGCCTTGCAACTCGCTCAAAATATGACCGATGCTGAGTGGAAAGAGATTACCTTGAGTGAGGTTGCACAGACCTTAGCTAAAATGGGAGACTTCGATCGCGCGGTGGAAGTTGCTTACACCCATCCCAACGAAATCGGGCAAGCCGCAACGCTACGCGGAATTACCCTCATCCTTGCCAAAGCAGGGGAAATCGATCGCGCATTGAACCTCGCTCAAACCATCACAGAGAAAGAAGGACAGAAAGCTTGGGCATTGCGCAACATCGCCCTTAATTTAGCCGAAATCGGAGAAATCGATCGCGCGTTGAACATCGTTATAACCCTTCTCAATGAAGGGGACAGAGCCTTCACCCTGCGCGAGATTGCCAATATCTTAACTGAAGCAGAACATATCAATCGCGCCTTACAGCTCGCTCAAACCATTCCCAATGAAGCGGATCGAGACTGGACGTTATGGGGAATTGCCGTTTCCTTCGCTAAAGCAGGGGAAACCGAGCAAGCGATGGAAGTCGCTCAAACGATCGTCGATGACGCTCTAAAAGCCAAAGCATTACGCGACATTACCCCGAGTCTAGCCGAAAAGGGGGAACTCGATCGCGCCCTGCAAATCGCCAAAACTCTCAGCGATGAGGACTCCAAACCCCTCCTATTCAGCAATATTATCGTTGCCCTCGCAGACGCAGGAGAAATCGAGCGCGCCTTGGATGTGGTTCAAACGATTGCCGATAATTGGCGGAAATCTTGGGTGTTGAGTGAAATAGCTATTGTCTTAGATGCAGCGGAAGACATCGAGCGCACTTTTGACGCGGTTCAGACTCTTGTTAATGATGAGCAGAAAGCCGAGACGTTGTATTGGATAACTATTGCCTTGACCCGAACTGGAGAAATCAAGCGCGCTTTGGATATAGCCCAACTCATTGGTCATGAAAGGCGGAAAGCAGAAGTGTTGAGCGACATAGCTTTTGCCTCAGATAAAACCGAAGAAATCGAGCGCGCGCTGCAAATTGCCCAAACGATTACCGATCGCGAACAGAAAGCCTGGGCATTCGCCCAAATTGCCAGTGCATTAGCTGAGAAGGGAGAACGAGAACGCGCTACAGAAATAGTAGAGCGCGCAATAGAATTGGTGGGATTGTAA
- a CDS encoding tetratricopeptide repeat protein: MKPKTPIVAFLTALSLIAPNARTWATSFAQTSNDRSISPFFRHPDDIDRLTGKNEYPSPLIAQEEESATSSQENSPDSEVVREIALALVKLGQRDRAIQLAQALSDGEQQATVLSHIALTLAHNGEIEQALDVVQIISHQDSKAYTLVNIALLLASKGEIDRALNLAQTIPREESKAAALQHLASTLAQSGEIKRALEIVQSIPDEGFKARALGGIASALAQNGKIEQALEIAQTITDEGQKSNALYGIAFTLIQSEEIDRALQIAPTIPDERVRAAIVQGIAATVARTGQLDRALEILQTLPDEEWKANALSVITFTLATSGEFDRALEIVQMIADEEQKNDALYSVVSTLAETGEFDRALALTQMIADDSGKNRTLRAISFSLAKAGEIDRALNLAQTISDEKLSARALQGITFVLAQNEEIDRALELAQTIPDEQLQSSTLHYIAITLAETGEIDRALSMIQTFEDGEDKALTLHRITYALASAGEIDRALELAQTIANEQWKNGVLQYIAITLVGTGEIDRALQVAQTANSKGHQAMMLTQIANVLIEGEQQERVTEILDRAIALVGLE; this comes from the coding sequence ATGAAACCCAAAACCCCGATCGTTGCCTTCCTTACTGCTCTCAGCCTCATTGCACCCAACGCGAGAACTTGGGCAACTTCTTTCGCTCAAACTTCTAATGACCGATCGATTTCTCCATTTTTCCGCCATCCTGACGATATCGATCGCCTGACTGGGAAGAATGAGTATCCGTCCCCCCTAATTGCTCAAGAAGAAGAATCCGCAACGTCTTCCCAAGAGAATTCGCCAGACTCTGAAGTGGTGCGAGAAATTGCTTTAGCTTTAGTCAAGTTAGGACAGCGCGATCGCGCGATCCAACTCGCTCAAGCTCTTAGTGATGGCGAGCAACAAGCCACGGTGTTAAGTCATATTGCCCTGACCTTAGCCCACAACGGAGAAATCGAACAAGCGTTGGATGTAGTTCAGATTATCTCTCATCAAGATTCTAAAGCCTATACGTTGGTCAACATTGCCCTCTTATTAGCCAGCAAAGGAGAAATCGATCGCGCTTTAAATCTGGCTCAAACCATCCCTCGTGAAGAGTCAAAAGCTGCGGCGCTGCAACATCTTGCCTCTACATTAGCTCAAAGCGGAGAAATCAAGCGGGCGTTAGAAATCGTGCAAAGCATTCCCGATGAGGGTTTCAAGGCCAGAGCGTTAGGCGGAATTGCCTCTGCTTTAGCTCAAAATGGAAAAATCGAGCAGGCATTAGAAATTGCTCAAACCATTACCGATGAGGGGCAGAAAAGCAATGCGCTGTACGGGATTGCCTTTACGCTCATTCAAAGTGAAGAAATCGATCGCGCGCTGCAAATCGCTCCAACCATTCCTGACGAACGAGTGAGAGCTGCCATTGTACAAGGTATTGCTGCCACAGTAGCTCGAACCGGACAATTAGACAGGGCTTTGGAGATCCTTCAAACTCTTCCCGACGAGGAGTGGAAAGCGAATGCATTGTCTGTGATAACCTTCACATTAGCGACTTCTGGGGAATTCGATCGCGCTTTGGAAATCGTTCAAATGATTGCCGATGAAGAGCAGAAAAACGATGCACTGTACTCTGTTGTGTCAACTCTAGCGGAAACCGGAGAATTCGATCGCGCTTTGGCTCTGACTCAAATGATTGCCGATGACTCCGGAAAAAATAGGACATTGCGTGCCATTAGCTTCTCTTTGGCTAAAGCGGGAGAGATCGATCGCGCCCTAAATCTCGCTCAAACCATTTCCGATGAAAAGTTGAGTGCGAGAGCATTGCAAGGAATTACGTTCGTCCTGGCTCAAAACGAAGAAATCGATCGCGCCTTGGAACTCGCTCAAACCATTCCCGACGAACAATTGCAAAGCAGTACGCTGCACTATATCGCGATTACGTTAGCCGAAACCGGAGAAATCGATCGCGCTTTGAGTATGATTCAAACCTTTGAGGATGGCGAGGACAAAGCGTTGACCTTGCACCGAATTACCTACGCTTTAGCAAGTGCTGGAGAAATCGATCGCGCTTTGGAACTCGCTCAAACCATTGCCAACGAGCAGTGGAAAAATGGCGTGCTGCAATATATTGCGATTACTTTAGTCGGTACTGGGGAGATCGATCGCGCACTGCAAGTCGCTCAAACCGCGAATAGCAAAGGACATCAAGCCATGATGTTAACGCAAATCGCCAACGTTTTAATCGAGGGCGAACAACAAGAGCGAGTAACAGAAATTTTAGACCGCGCGATCGCGCTGGTGGGACTGGAATAA
- a CDS encoding EF-hand domain-containing protein, whose translation MLSELQKRKLTKLFSMYDANCDGILVYKDFENMVKKLADLRRWSSRSSKYLILNETFMKRWKTLQKDADTSRNKEISIDEWLCYYEEILGDEKKYNEQVNALIQLVFDAFDKDGDGKISQEEWGELLGAYNISPVYATLVFPKLDANGDGFLTKEELVQLIYDFYYSNDSEHPANSMFGPY comes from the coding sequence ATGCTTTCTGAATTACAAAAGCGAAAATTAACCAAACTTTTTTCAATGTACGATGCCAATTGCGATGGCATTTTGGTTTACAAAGATTTTGAAAATATGGTTAAGAAATTAGCCGATTTGAGACGATGGTCGTCGCGCTCTTCTAAATACCTCATTCTCAATGAAACCTTTATGAAGCGCTGGAAAACATTGCAAAAAGATGCTGATACCAGTCGTAACAAAGAAATCTCCATAGACGAGTGGTTGTGCTATTACGAAGAGATTTTAGGTGACGAGAAAAAATATAACGAGCAAGTCAATGCTCTCATTCAATTAGTATTTGATGCCTTTGATAAAGATGGCGACGGTAAAATCAGCCAGGAAGAATGGGGAGAGCTATTAGGTGCTTATAATATTTCCCCAGTTTACGCAACCTTAGTTTTTCCTAAGTTAGATGCTAATGGAGATGGTTTTTTAACTAAAGAAGAACTTGTTCAGCTAATCTACGACTTTTACTACAGCAACGACTCAGAACACCCTGCTAATTCGATGTTTGGTCCCTATTAA